In the genome of Campylobacter helveticus, the window AAAACATAACCGCTAATAAAACCAAAAATATGCCCATACCAAGCCACATTAACCCCCATAAATAAAGGTAAAAAACTCATCAATAAAATAGCCACTATAAGCCCTTTTGTGCTATTTCTATCCAAAAAAGCATAAAAACCCATCAAAACACAAATCGCACCACTCGCCCCTACTAAAAAAATATTTTGCCCCAAAAACTCAAAAGCAAAAAGTAGATAAAAAGCACTCAAAAGCGATGTTACAAGCCCTCCAACAAAATAAAGAAAAGCAAATTTCACACTTCCTATATAATTTTCCAAAATCCTACCAAACTGGAAAAGCACTATCATATTTAACGCAAGATGTGTAAAATTTCCGTGTAAAAACATAGAGCTTAAAAGCTGCCAAAAAAAGTTTTCTTTAAAAAATAAAAGATTAAGAGAAAAATACAAGCCAAAAATTTCAGTATTAAAAAACCAATGTTGCAAAATAAAAATCAAGGTATTTAAAATAATCAAAGTCCAAGTTATCACAAATTTACCCTCTAAAATCACTTTACTATCTTAAATTCACATAGAATTCACAAAAGATTATTACAATTTCCCTTAAATTCTAAGGAAAGTTGATGAAATTTTTAACTCTTATTTTCATATTTTTTTTAAGTTTAAAAGCCGATGTGATACTTTCTCCACAATCTTTACCAAATAATATTAAAGATTTTTTGCAAAAGAATTTCAAAGCCCAAATAGGACTAGCTCAAAGAGATGATAACACTTATGAAATCGCACTAAGTGATGGCACAGAGCTTGAATTTGACATAATGGGCGAATGGAAAGAAATTGAAGCAAGAGGCACGACGATAAGTTACGAAGTCTTACCTCCAAATATCGCAAGCATTTTAAAAAATGAATTTAAAAACACAACAATCAAAGAATTAGAACGCAAAATAAACTATTACAAAGTAAAATTCTACAACAATCTTGAAGTCATCATAGATTTTAATGGAGCAATTTTAAGACGCGAGTTTGATGACTAAAGTATTTTTAACTGCTTTATCCAATTTTCACCTTGCTCATTAAGCCTCTTGCCTTTAAAAGCTGACTTACCAAAAGCGACAATTAAAGCGTGATAAATTTGATAAAGCTCATAAAGCTCACATTTACGCCCTAAAATTTGACATAAATTCTGCTCTTCTTGCTCGATACCATTTTGAAAAAATTCCCTTAAATCCTCATAATCTTCCAACTCGTAGCCCAAATTTAGAGCCAAACGATAAGTATAGTTATCCACCACTAAAATTTCTCTCTTGCAAAGATAATTAAGTATCCCATCAACACTTTCATACCCAAGCCCTTTTATACTCAAAAGCCATTCTCTACTCACATTTTTCTTAAAATTTTCAAGATTTTCAAAATCTTTCAAAATAGCGTCCACCAAGCCTTTAAGCCTCTTTGCCTTAGTATTATAAAAACCACTTGGCTTTATAAGCGCGGCTAAAACTTCATTTTCCAAATTTGCGACTTGATTTAAGCTTGAAATTTGAGCTTTTTTGCAGTTTTGCAAAGCTTTTAAGACATTGTTCCAATTTGTATTTTGCGTCAAAATCACAGAAATCAAAATCTCAAATTCACTCAAACCTCTATCACAAAGCCAATCAAAATCCTGCCATTTTAAATCAAAACTTAAAAGTTTTTTAAAAATTTCCGCTGAGTTCATTACCGCTCCACTTCATTTATTAATACCACAATTTAAGCCGACATCTTTCTTAAATGCACCAAAATGGCTTCTAAAATATCATCCTCATCTTTGCTTTTAGCTTTAATCACTTCTTTTTCATCGTTTAATTTGGTAAATTGTATGTTTTGCAAATAATTACTAATTGCCTTAAATTTCCCAGTCGCTAAAATTTTAATACGAATGAGTGCTAAAAACTGCTTCGTATAAACATCAAGCTTACCAAATCTATCCTCTATCTCAGCCTCTATCTCATAAAGCTTGGCACTATCCTCACATTTACTAAGGCGACGGTAAAGCTCAAGTCTTAGGCTGTCTTCGTTGATTAATTCAGGATTTAAAAAGGCATTAATACTAAGTTTTAAATCAAGCTTATCTTCACTCACACTTTCATTTTTACTCAGTGCATTAAGCTCATCTTCAAGCATTCTAAGATAGAGACTATAGCCAATTTGCTCTATATGCCCACTTTGGTCAAGCCCTAACAAATTCCCCCCACCCCTTATCTCAAGGTCGTGATACGCCAGCAATGAACCCGCCCCAAGAAAAGAATTGCTCTCCAAAGAGACCAATCTTTTTAAAGCCGATTCGCTTAAATTTTCTTTATCTTCTACCAAAAAATAACAATATCCTTGTCTATTACCTCTACCAACCCTACCTCTAAGCTGGTGTAAATCCGCCATCCCAAAACGCTCACTTTTTTCAATGATGATAGTATTAACATTTGGTAGGTCAATCCCACTTTCAACTATGGAAGTGCATAAAAGCAAATCATACTCTTTATTTTCAAATTTTAGCATTTCTTCCTCTGTGGTTTTAGCGTCAATTTTAGAATGTAAAATAAGAATTCTCAAATCTTTAAAAAGAGTTTTTAGATGCTTTTCGCACTGCAAAATACTTGCGATATGATTATGGATATAAAAAATTTGCCCACCCCTTCTAAGCTCTCTTAAAATAGCCTCTTTAAGTAAAGCATCCTCGCTTTCTCTCACAAAGCTTCTCACATCTAGCCTATCTTCAGGTGGGGTTTGTAAAATGCTATAAGATTTAATGGAGCTTAAAGCTTGATTTAAACTTCTTGGTATCGGCGTGGCAGACATTGAAAGAAGATGTGAATTTTGCGAAAATTCTTTTAGTTTTTCCTTTTGTTTTACGCCAAATTTATGCTCTTCATCAATGATAACTAAAGCGACATTTTCACACTCCACGCTTAAAAGTGCGTGTGTGCCTACAACCACGCAAGGCGTATTTTTCTTAAGCTCTTCAAGCAAATGCTTTTTTTCTTTAGCACTAGTAAAGCGGTCAAGCTTAAAAACACTGAGATTAAACTCATCAAAACGCTTTTTAAGACTTTGATAATGCTGATGCGATAAAAGTGTCGTTGGCACAAAGAAAAAGACACTAAAACCACTTCTTAAAACTGGGAAAATGGCGTTCATAGCGACTTCTGTTTTACCAAAGCCAACATCTCCGCTCAACAGCCTATCCATAACCTTAGCACTTTTAAAATCCTCTAAAATTTCCTCACAAGCCTTAATCTGGTCTTCAGTATAAGAAAATCCCGCTTTTTGCACAAAATCCGCTTGTGCCTCAAAGTCAATCTTAAGCTCTTTTGGCTTAACCAATGCCCTTTTTGCCGCCATAGCAATAATTTGCGAAGCAAGAGCCAAAAGCTTCGTTTTAAGCTTTTCCTTTAGTTTGACAAAAGTGCTTTTTCCCAGCCTATCAAGCAAAGGAATACCTCCGCCAACGCCCAAATATTTATCAATCATATAAAGATTTTCCACAGGCAAAAGCAATTTATCATTATTTTGATAAGAAAGAGCAACAAATTCCTTTTTAGCCCCCGAAACATTTAGCATCTCAAGCCCTAAAAATTTCCCCACCCCATAATCCTCATGCACGATAAAATCACCAACCTTAAGCTCATCTAAAATCAAATTTGCTTTGCGTTTTTGCTTTTTTCTATCTTTTTTATTTAAAGATAATATAATCTCATCGCCACTAATTACATTAAGTCTTAATGTACTTTGCCTAAAGAAAACATTTTGCATATCTAGCTCAAGCTGTCTAAAAAGAGCTTCGTTTTGGGCTAAAATAATTATTTTTTTATTTTGATGTAGGGCGAAAAAATCTTTATTATAAATGCTTTGCAAATCCTTATATACACTTGCTTCTGGTAAAACTTTTTCATTAATAAATTCTAAATTCTCACCAAAAGTCTCATCAAATTTCTTTATACTTCTAAGGTCAAGTTTTAAATAATCCTCAAAATCATTCACACACCAAAAGCCTAAAGAATTAATATCTTTAATCAAAGCCTTACTATCAAAGCTTTCTAGCTTTTCTTCAAATTCCTCATAAGCACTTTTAGAAAAATATGCCAAAAAGGGGCAAATTTCAAGCTTTTCAAGCTCACTTGGGATAGATTTTTGTGTCTCTAAGTCAAAATACCTAATGCTTTCAATTTCCTCACCAAAAAACAAAATTCGCACGGGTTTTTCTTCATTAATGCAAAAAATATCCAGCACCTCTCCCCTTAAAGAAAGCTCACCTTTATCTTGCACCATATCGACAAACTCATAACCAAGCCTTAAAAACTCATCTTTTAACTCTTCCAAATTTAAAGGTTTAGTTTTATCAAGGATAAAGCCCCGTAAATGTCTTTTTGACGGAAGTTTTTTGAGAACACTCGCTAAGGGAGAAATAAGAATTTTTTTAGAATTTTCTTTATGATAGGCGTTTAAAACTCTACAAAGCTCAAAAAGCTCTTTAGAAAAAGCGCGTAAATCATCGCCAAATTCCGCCCTAAAATCTGGCAAAACGAAAGTTTTTATCTCAAAAAATGCACTCACCTGAGAAAGAGCATCCGCCTCTTTCTCATTTTCACAGAGCAACAACTCGCAAAAATTGCCTTTTTTGAGATATTCAAAAAAAGACGCTTGCATCAATCGATAGTATTTTCTATCATTCTTACAGGCTCATCTTCCTTAATCTTAGAGCTACCATTAAAACGCCCTCCGCTTTCTATGGAAATTTCTTTAATGACGATATTTCCACTCACATAACCGCCCGCTAAGATTTCAAGGCTATTTGCCTCAAGCTCACCCTCAAAAACGCCATTAACGACTATTTTATCGGATTTTAATTCGCCTTTTAAATTTCCATTTTTACCGATGACAACGATACTTTCCGAGTGGATGATACCATTTAATTCCCCATCAACATGAAGCATAGAAGCGAAATAAAACTTACCCTCAATCTTAGCACCAGATGAAATTACTGTTGTTTCCGAGCTTGGATTTGCTGGGCTGACACTGCCTTTATTAAAGATTGCCATGGAACTCTCCTTTCTTGATTAAAAAATTCATTCATATTTTTTCTTTTGAGATTGAGAAAATATAAAGGTTCTAAGGTTTTATTGATAAAACGCACTTCATAGTGTAAATGCGGACCCGTAGAA includes:
- a CDS encoding 3-methyladenine DNA glycosylase, which codes for MNSAEIFKKLLSFDLKWQDFDWLCDRGLSEFEILISVILTQNTNWNNVLKALQNCKKAQISSLNQVANLENEVLAALIKPSGFYNTKAKRLKGLVDAILKDFENLENFKKNVSREWLLSIKGLGYESVDGILNYLCKREILVVDNYTYRLALNLGYELEDYEDLREFFQNGIEQEEQNLCQILGRKCELYELYQIYHALIVAFGKSAFKGKRLNEQGENWIKQLKIL
- a CDS encoding bactofilin family protein; its protein translation is MAIFNKGSVSPANPSSETTVISSGAKIEGKFYFASMLHVDGELNGIIHSESIVVIGKNGNLKGELKSDKIVVNGVFEGELEANSLEILAGGYVSGNIVIKEISIESGGRFNGSSKIKEDEPVRMIENTID
- a CDS encoding PepSY-like domain-containing protein, which encodes MKFLTLIFIFFLSLKADVILSPQSLPNNIKDFLQKNFKAQIGLAQRDDNTYEIALSDGTELEFDIMGEWKEIEARGTTISYEVLPPNIASILKNEFKNTTIKELERKINYYKVKFYNNLEVIIDFNGAILRREFDD
- a CDS encoding rhomboid family intramembrane serine protease — its product is MITWTLIILNTLIFILQHWFFNTEIFGLYFSLNLLFFKENFFWQLLSSMFLHGNFTHLALNMIVLFQFGRILENYIGSVKFAFLYFVGGLVTSLLSAFYLLFAFEFLGQNIFLVGASGAICVLMGFYAFLDRNSTKGLIVAILLMSFLPLFMGVNVAWYGHIFGFISGYVLAFLRSR
- a CDS encoding DEAD/DEAH box helicase encodes the protein MQASFFEYLKKGNFCELLLCENEKEADALSQVSAFFEIKTFVLPDFRAEFGDDLRAFSKELFELCRVLNAYHKENSKKILISPLASVLKKLPSKRHLRGFILDKTKPLNLEELKDEFLRLGYEFVDMVQDKGELSLRGEVLDIFCINEEKPVRILFFGEEIESIRYFDLETQKSIPSELEKLEICPFLAYFSKSAYEEFEEKLESFDSKALIKDINSLGFWCVNDFEDYLKLDLRSIKKFDETFGENLEFINEKVLPEASVYKDLQSIYNKDFFALHQNKKIIILAQNEALFRQLELDMQNVFFRQSTLRLNVISGDEIILSLNKKDRKKQKRKANLILDELKVGDFIVHEDYGVGKFLGLEMLNVSGAKKEFVALSYQNNDKLLLPVENLYMIDKYLGVGGGIPLLDRLGKSTFVKLKEKLKTKLLALASQIIAMAAKRALVKPKELKIDFEAQADFVQKAGFSYTEDQIKACEEILEDFKSAKVMDRLLSGDVGFGKTEVAMNAIFPVLRSGFSVFFFVPTTLLSHQHYQSLKKRFDEFNLSVFKLDRFTSAKEKKHLLEELKKNTPCVVVGTHALLSVECENVALVIIDEEHKFGVKQKEKLKEFSQNSHLLSMSATPIPRSLNQALSSIKSYSILQTPPEDRLDVRSFVRESEDALLKEAILRELRRGGQIFYIHNHIASILQCEKHLKTLFKDLRILILHSKIDAKTTEEEMLKFENKEYDLLLCTSIVESGIDLPNVNTIIIEKSERFGMADLHQLRGRVGRGNRQGYCYFLVEDKENLSESALKRLVSLESNSFLGAGSLLAYHDLEIRGGGNLLGLDQSGHIEQIGYSLYLRMLEDELNALSKNESVSEDKLDLKLSINAFLNPELINEDSLRLELYRRLSKCEDSAKLYEIEAEIEDRFGKLDVYTKQFLALIRIKILATGKFKAISNYLQNIQFTKLNDEKEVIKAKSKDEDDILEAILVHLRKMSA